In Nicotiana tabacum cultivar K326 chromosome 11, ASM71507v2, whole genome shotgun sequence, a single window of DNA contains:
- the LOC107789319 gene encoding uncharacterized protein LOC107789319 isoform X1 — protein MAHYLDSSSSLVPPLIAKPSKVDLEAGNVDHIQCRICLESDGMDFIAPCKCKGTSKYVHRECLDQWRAVKEGFAFAHCTTCEAPFYLRVNDLHRKWRTLKFRFFVTTDILVIFLAVQLVIASLGYLVYVIDTHQKSWLLLHWGFDCELCFYYICGALLFFVLMGISGCFLTCFDESVHNDLGQPCQNALSCCSCDGMCADCHTHRTGTTYICVDSNICSENCSNSTCECCSENQSCTECECGNCFGGEGESGIHTLLIIAVIVLGVLAILGMFYSVLVATMVGQRIWQRRYHILEKRILTKDKLHHKIKEYVVEDVGEVARNDWSPPPLPQEHVQQLESLGLL, from the exons ATGGCTCATTATTtggattcttcttcttctttagtccCTCCTTTGATTGCTAAACCCAGCAAGGTTGATCTTGAAGCTGGTAACGTTGACCATATTCAATGCCGTATTTGTCTTGAAAGTGATG gcATGGATTTTATTGCACCGTGTAAGTGCAAGGGTACATCAAAGTATGTTCACCGAGAATGCCTTGATCAATGGCGTGCTGTGAAG GAAGGATTTGCATTTGCCCATTGTACGACTTGCGAGGCTCCCTTTTACTTGAGAGTTAACGATCTTCATAGAAAATGGCGAACCTTAAAATTTCGGTTCTTCGTGACGACAGACATTTTGGTCATCTTTCTCGCTGTTCAGCTT GTTATAGCTTCACTGGGATATTTGGTGTATGTGATTGATACACATCAGAAGTCATGGCTTCTTTTGCACTGGGGGTTTGACTGCGAACTATGCTTCTATTACATATGCG GGGCACTGTTGTTTTTCGTATTGATGGGCATATCTGGTTGTTTCTTAACTTGCTTTGATGAAAGTGTGCACAATGATTTGGGTCAGCCCTGCCAGAATGCGTTGTCTTGTTGCTCTTGCGATGG AATGTGTGCAGACTGTCATACGCATCGTACAGGTACAACTTATATCTGCGTCGATTCTAACATATGCTCCGAAAATTGTTCGAATTCGACATGTGAATGTTGCTCCGAGAATCAATCTTGCACAGAATGTGAATGTGGGAATTGCTTTGGAGGTGAAGGTGAATCTGGGATACACACATTATTAATTATAGCTGTAATTGTGCTAGGAGTGTTAGCCATCTTAGGCATGTTTTACAGTGTTTTGGTTGCTACAATGGTTGGACAGAGAATTTGGCAGCGACGCTACCACATACTTGAGAAAAGAATACTGACAAAG GATAAATTGCACCACAAAATTAAG GAATATGTTGTGGAGGACGTAGGCGAGGTGGCGCGTAATGATTGGTCACCGCCGCCATTGCCACAGGAGCATGTTCAGCAGCTGGAATCACTTGGACTTCTATAA
- the LOC107789319 gene encoding uncharacterized protein LOC107789319 isoform X2 — MAHYLDSSSSLVPPLIAKPSKVDLEAGNVDHIQCRICLESDGMDFIAPCKCKGTSKYVHRECLDQWRAVKEGFAFAHCTTCEAPFYLRVNDLHRKWRTLKFRFFVTTDILVIFLAVQLVIASLGYLVYVIDTHQKSWLLLHWGFDCELCFYYICGALLFFVLMGISGCFLTCFDESVHNDLGQPCQNALSCCSCDGMCADCHTHRTGTTYICVDSNICSENCSNSTCECCSENQSCTECECGNCFGGEGESGIHTLLIIAVIVLGVLAILGMFYSVLVATMVGQRIWQRRYHILEKRILTKEYVVEDVGEVARNDWSPPPLPQEHVQQLESLGLL, encoded by the exons ATGGCTCATTATTtggattcttcttcttctttagtccCTCCTTTGATTGCTAAACCCAGCAAGGTTGATCTTGAAGCTGGTAACGTTGACCATATTCAATGCCGTATTTGTCTTGAAAGTGATG gcATGGATTTTATTGCACCGTGTAAGTGCAAGGGTACATCAAAGTATGTTCACCGAGAATGCCTTGATCAATGGCGTGCTGTGAAG GAAGGATTTGCATTTGCCCATTGTACGACTTGCGAGGCTCCCTTTTACTTGAGAGTTAACGATCTTCATAGAAAATGGCGAACCTTAAAATTTCGGTTCTTCGTGACGACAGACATTTTGGTCATCTTTCTCGCTGTTCAGCTT GTTATAGCTTCACTGGGATATTTGGTGTATGTGATTGATACACATCAGAAGTCATGGCTTCTTTTGCACTGGGGGTTTGACTGCGAACTATGCTTCTATTACATATGCG GGGCACTGTTGTTTTTCGTATTGATGGGCATATCTGGTTGTTTCTTAACTTGCTTTGATGAAAGTGTGCACAATGATTTGGGTCAGCCCTGCCAGAATGCGTTGTCTTGTTGCTCTTGCGATGG AATGTGTGCAGACTGTCATACGCATCGTACAGGTACAACTTATATCTGCGTCGATTCTAACATATGCTCCGAAAATTGTTCGAATTCGACATGTGAATGTTGCTCCGAGAATCAATCTTGCACAGAATGTGAATGTGGGAATTGCTTTGGAGGTGAAGGTGAATCTGGGATACACACATTATTAATTATAGCTGTAATTGTGCTAGGAGTGTTAGCCATCTTAGGCATGTTTTACAGTGTTTTGGTTGCTACAATGGTTGGACAGAGAATTTGGCAGCGACGCTACCACATACTTGAGAAAAGAATACTGACAAAG GAATATGTTGTGGAGGACGTAGGCGAGGTGGCGCGTAATGATTGGTCACCGCCGCCATTGCCACAGGAGCATGTTCAGCAGCTGGAATCACTTGGACTTCTATAA
- the LOC107789319 gene encoding uncharacterized protein LOC107789319 isoform X3, with amino-acid sequence MAHYLDSSSSLVPPLIAKPSKVDLEAGNVDHIQCRICLESDGMDFIAPCKCKGTSKYVHRECLDQWRAVKEGFAFAHCTTCEAPFYLRVNDLHRKWRTLKFRFFVTTDILVIFLAVQLVIASLGYLVYVIDTHQKSWLLLHWGFDCELCFYYICGALLFFVLMGISGCFLTCFDESVHNDLGQPCQNALSCCSCDGMCADCHTHRTGTTYICVDSNICSENCSNSTCECCSENQSCTECECGNCFGGEGESGIHTLLIIAVIVLGVLAILGMFYSVLVATMVGQRIWQRRYHILEKRILTKDKLHHKIKVL; translated from the exons ATGGCTCATTATTtggattcttcttcttctttagtccCTCCTTTGATTGCTAAACCCAGCAAGGTTGATCTTGAAGCTGGTAACGTTGACCATATTCAATGCCGTATTTGTCTTGAAAGTGATG gcATGGATTTTATTGCACCGTGTAAGTGCAAGGGTACATCAAAGTATGTTCACCGAGAATGCCTTGATCAATGGCGTGCTGTGAAG GAAGGATTTGCATTTGCCCATTGTACGACTTGCGAGGCTCCCTTTTACTTGAGAGTTAACGATCTTCATAGAAAATGGCGAACCTTAAAATTTCGGTTCTTCGTGACGACAGACATTTTGGTCATCTTTCTCGCTGTTCAGCTT GTTATAGCTTCACTGGGATATTTGGTGTATGTGATTGATACACATCAGAAGTCATGGCTTCTTTTGCACTGGGGGTTTGACTGCGAACTATGCTTCTATTACATATGCG GGGCACTGTTGTTTTTCGTATTGATGGGCATATCTGGTTGTTTCTTAACTTGCTTTGATGAAAGTGTGCACAATGATTTGGGTCAGCCCTGCCAGAATGCGTTGTCTTGTTGCTCTTGCGATGG AATGTGTGCAGACTGTCATACGCATCGTACAGGTACAACTTATATCTGCGTCGATTCTAACATATGCTCCGAAAATTGTTCGAATTCGACATGTGAATGTTGCTCCGAGAATCAATCTTGCACAGAATGTGAATGTGGGAATTGCTTTGGAGGTGAAGGTGAATCTGGGATACACACATTATTAATTATAGCTGTAATTGTGCTAGGAGTGTTAGCCATCTTAGGCATGTTTTACAGTGTTTTGGTTGCTACAATGGTTGGACAGAGAATTTGGCAGCGACGCTACCACATACTTGAGAAAAGAATACTGACAAAG GATAAATTGCACCACAAAATTAAG GTATTATGA
- the LOC107789319 gene encoding uncharacterized protein LOC107789319 isoform X4, translating to MAHYLDSSSSLVPPLIAKPSKVDLEAGNVDHIQCRICLESDGMDFIAPCKCKGTSKYVHRECLDQWRAVKEGFAFAHCTTCEAPFYLRVNDLHRKWRTLKFRFFVTTDILVIFLAVQLVIASLGYLVYVIDTHQKSWLLLHWGFDCELCFYYICGALLFFVLMGISGCFLTCFDESVHNDLGQPCQNALSCCSCDGMCADCHTHRTGTTYICVDSNICSENCSNSTCECCSENQSCTECECGNCFGGEVFWLLQWLDREFGSDATTYLRKEY from the exons ATGGCTCATTATTtggattcttcttcttctttagtccCTCCTTTGATTGCTAAACCCAGCAAGGTTGATCTTGAAGCTGGTAACGTTGACCATATTCAATGCCGTATTTGTCTTGAAAGTGATG gcATGGATTTTATTGCACCGTGTAAGTGCAAGGGTACATCAAAGTATGTTCACCGAGAATGCCTTGATCAATGGCGTGCTGTGAAG GAAGGATTTGCATTTGCCCATTGTACGACTTGCGAGGCTCCCTTTTACTTGAGAGTTAACGATCTTCATAGAAAATGGCGAACCTTAAAATTTCGGTTCTTCGTGACGACAGACATTTTGGTCATCTTTCTCGCTGTTCAGCTT GTTATAGCTTCACTGGGATATTTGGTGTATGTGATTGATACACATCAGAAGTCATGGCTTCTTTTGCACTGGGGGTTTGACTGCGAACTATGCTTCTATTACATATGCG GGGCACTGTTGTTTTTCGTATTGATGGGCATATCTGGTTGTTTCTTAACTTGCTTTGATGAAAGTGTGCACAATGATTTGGGTCAGCCCTGCCAGAATGCGTTGTCTTGTTGCTCTTGCGATGG AATGTGTGCAGACTGTCATACGCATCGTACAGGTACAACTTATATCTGCGTCGATTCTAACATATGCTCCGAAAATTGTTCGAATTCGACATGTGAATGTTGCTCCGAGAATCAATCTTGCACAGAATGTGAATGTGGGAATTGCTTTGGAGGTGAAG TGTTTTGGTTGCTACAATGGTTGGACAGAGAATTTGGCAGCGACGCTACCACATACTTGAGAAAAGAATACTGA
- the LOC142166430 gene encoding uncharacterized protein LOC142166430, giving the protein METNGGSVNVAVISQNLLSCAGEALVVSLVVSMIVKAQLLALTQDYLKLLMDNPKVRGDHPTSCPSKPLDAENDSDEDGDEDEGEDEDGDEDEDGEGEEDINPNNNKSASKKGPEGGAGGAEENGEDENDDGEDEPEGDNDDDDDDEDNPEDDDEEDEGEEEVVEEDDEEEEDGEDEEEEEGEDEDEEEEELQPPKKRKK; this is encoded by the exons ATGGAGACTAACGGTGGTTCCGTCAACGTCGCTGTAATTAGTCAGAACTTGCTATCCTGCGCCGGCGAGGCTTTGGTGGTTTCGCTAGTAGTATCTATGATTGTCAAAGCTCAGCTTCTCGCACTCACCCAG GACTACTTGAAGCTACTGATGGACAACCCTAAAGTGCGAGGTGACCATCCCACATCTTGCCCAAGCAAGCCGCTTGATGCGGAGAACGACAGTGATGAAGACGGAGATGAGGATGAGGGTgaagatgaagatggagatgaagatgaagacGGTGAAGGTGAGGAGGACATTAACCCCAACAACAATAAGAGTGCCTCCAAGAAAGGTCCGGAAGGAGGAGCAGGTGGTGCGGAAGAGAATGGTGAAGACGAAAACGACGATGGAGAAGATGAACCAGAAGGCGACAATGACGACGACGACGATGATGAAGATAACCCTGAggatgatgatgaggaagatgaagGCGAGGAGGAAGTTGTAGAAGAAGACGACGAGGAAGAGGAAGACGGGGAggacgaggaagaagaagaaggggaggatgaggacgaggaagaagaagaacttcAGCCaccaaagaagaggaagaagtaa